In a single window of the Bacillales bacterium genome:
- a CDS encoding NAD(P)/FAD-dependent oxidoreductase: MRQLLVLGGGYGGMRLLHGLLNDRLPDDVAITLVDRLPYHCLKTEYYALAAGTTSDAHIRIAFPEHPQLNVKSGAIAKIDLKNETIYLEDGQSLKYDDLVIGLGCIDNYHNIPGAKDNTLSIQTIDQAREAYHALGNVKGNGSVSIVGAGLSGVELAAELYESRPDLNIRLFDRGQMILSSLPRRISRYVQQWFIDHNIEIVNEANITKVEPHVIYNHDEPLESDEIVWTAGIRPHQLIDELEIEKDARGRVVLDDHFQIPEYPNVFVVGDCASLPFAPSAQAAELQADQIAFILMKKWNNEPVPELAPIKMKGVFGSLGKKQGFGMMGNAPLTGRVPRLLKSGILWMYKMQNG; this comes from the coding sequence ATGAGACAGTTACTCGTTTTGGGAGGCGGCTACGGCGGGATGCGTCTCTTGCACGGTTTGTTGAATGACCGGTTGCCGGACGACGTTGCGATTACGCTCGTCGATCGCCTGCCCTACCACTGTTTGAAGACCGAATATTACGCGCTAGCGGCCGGAACGACTTCCGATGCACACATTCGCATCGCTTTTCCGGAACATCCGCAATTGAATGTCAAATCAGGAGCCATCGCGAAAATTGATCTCAAAAACGAGACGATTTATTTAGAAGACGGACAGTCTTTGAAGTATGACGATCTTGTCATCGGACTCGGTTGCATCGACAATTATCACAACATTCCGGGGGCGAAAGACAATACGTTAAGCATTCAGACGATCGATCAAGCTCGTGAAGCTTATCATGCACTCGGAAACGTGAAAGGCAACGGTTCGGTTTCCATCGTAGGAGCAGGGCTGAGCGGAGTGGAACTGGCCGCGGAACTGTATGAGAGCCGACCGGATTTGAATATTCGGCTGTTTGACCGCGGACAAATGATTTTGTCGTCACTGCCGAGACGTATCAGTCGTTACGTCCAACAATGGTTTATCGACCACAACATCGAGATCGTCAACGAGGCCAACATCACGAAAGTGGAGCCTCACGTCATTTACAATCACGATGAACCGTTGGAGAGCGACGAAATCGTCTGGACGGCCGGCATTCGCCCGCATCAGCTGATCGACGAGCTGGAAATCGAAAAAGATGCACGCGGCCGCGTCGTTTTGGATGATCATTTCCAAATTCCCGAATACCCGAACGTATTTGTCGTCGGTGATTGCGCAAGTTTACCGTTCGCGCCGAGCGCACAAGCCGCTGAACTGCAAGCCGACCAAATTGCCTTTATTCTTATGAAAAAATGGAACAATGAACCGGTACCCGAGCTGGCTCCGATTAAAATGAAAGGCGTCTTCGGTTCTCTCGGCAAAAAACAAGGCTTCGGCATGATGGGCAATGCGCCTTTGACCGGCCGCGTTCCGCGCTTGTTGAAGTCCGGCATTCTCTGGATGTACAAAATGCAAAACGGGTAA
- a CDS encoding DUF1462 family protein, translating into MKRLDIVVYGSDAPCPSCLHAPSSRETKEWIEAAIQRNYSAEQLEHMQVRYVDIEKPGNEEEQWFCHKILAEDFFYPLVVVNGEVAGEGDPRLKSIYRVIDRLSVSASTCRC; encoded by the coding sequence GTGAAACGTTTGGACATCGTTGTATACGGTTCGGACGCCCCGTGCCCGAGCTGTCTGCACGCCCCATCGTCACGCGAGACGAAAGAATGGATCGAAGCGGCGATCCAAAGAAACTATTCCGCTGAACAGTTGGAGCATATGCAAGTGAGATACGTCGACATTGAAAAGCCGGGAAACGAGGAAGAACAATGGTTTTGCCATAAAATTTTGGCGGAAGACTTTTTTTATCCGCTCGTCGTCGTTAACGGCGAAGTCGCGGGCGAGGGCGACCCTCGGCTTAAATCGATTTACAGGGTGATTGATCGGCTGTCCGTTTCTGCTTCCACTTGCCGATGTTGA
- a CDS encoding NifU family protein, translated as MYEQVSEVLDKLRPFLLRDGGDVDLVDVEDGVVKVRLMGACGSCPSSTITLKAGIERALIAEVPGVKELEQVF; from the coding sequence ATGTATGAGCAAGTTTCGGAAGTATTGGATAAGCTTCGCCCATTTTTGTTGCGAGACGGTGGAGACGTAGATCTCGTAGATGTCGAGGATGGTGTAGTGAAGGTCCGTCTCATGGGTGCTTGCGGCAGCTGCCCGAGTTCGACGATCACGTTGAAAGCCGGTATCGAACGGGCATTGATTGCTGAAGTTCCCGGCGTTAAAGAACTGGAACAAGTATTTTAA
- the thrB gene encoding homoserine kinase, which yields MTADRVLSICVPGSTSNLGAGFDSIGLAVNRYLRLEAVEDANWQFDLASPQLEGLPTDENNLIAKTVRHVAAEAGAAAPACRVRMTCELPTARGLGSSAAAIVAGIELADRLLNLELSPEDRLKTACLLENHADNLAASLFGGLVITAKDGSDTYHFQAGTPGIEMVVLVPVFQLKTVAAREVLPQDLPFQSAVAGSSFANLMVAAIMKNDWATAGRMMEKDLFHQPYRESLVPGLKQVAKAARGAGAYGAALSGAGPAMIAFVEPGKGDQVAKRMRAASPAAEVIVLRPDGRGAKSEWRTKVEENVWS from the coding sequence ATGACGGCGGATCGCGTTCTCTCTATATGCGTGCCGGGGAGTACATCAAATCTCGGAGCGGGCTTTGATTCGATCGGGTTGGCGGTGAACCGTTATTTGCGACTCGAAGCGGTGGAAGATGCAAATTGGCAGTTCGATCTCGCATCGCCTCAACTTGAAGGACTGCCGACCGACGAGAATAATTTGATTGCGAAAACGGTACGGCACGTGGCTGCAGAAGCTGGTGCCGCGGCGCCGGCCTGCCGCGTGCGGATGACTTGCGAATTGCCGACGGCAAGGGGGCTTGGAAGCAGCGCAGCGGCGATTGTCGCAGGTATCGAGCTCGCCGATCGGCTGTTAAATTTAGAATTGTCCCCCGAAGACCGGTTAAAGACGGCTTGTTTGCTTGAGAACCACGCGGACAATTTGGCGGCATCGCTGTTCGGCGGCCTCGTCATTACCGCGAAAGACGGCAGCGATACGTATCATTTTCAAGCAGGAACGCCGGGGATCGAAATGGTCGTGCTCGTTCCGGTGTTTCAGTTAAAAACCGTTGCCGCTAGAGAAGTTTTGCCGCAAGACCTGCCGTTTCAATCTGCCGTTGCCGGAAGCTCATTCGCCAACTTGATGGTAGCCGCGATCATGAAAAACGACTGGGCGACGGCCGGACGAATGATGGAGAAAGATTTGTTCCATCAGCCGTATCGGGAATCTCTTGTCCCCGGCCTAAAGCAGGTGGCAAAAGCAGCTCGCGGTGCTGGCGCGTATGGGGCTGCATTGAGCGGGGCGGGACCGGCGATGATCGCGTTTGTCGAGCCGGGCAAAGGGGATCAAGTGGCCAAACGAATGCGTGCAGCTTCTCCTGCGGCGGAAGTAATCGTACTTCGTCCTGATGGTAGAGGAGCGAAATCCGAATGGCGAACGAAAGTCGAAGAAAACGTGTGGTCATAA
- the thrC gene encoding threonine synthase: MAWKGIIDRYSEYLPITSETPKLTLHEGNTPLIHLEKLSQQWDVDLHVKYEGANPTGSFKDRGMVLAVAKAAEEGSEAVICASTGNTSAAAAAYAARLGMRCVIVIPDGKIAYGKLAQASMYGAEIYAVRGNFDEALAMVRSISEAGGFTLVNSLNPYRIEGQKTAAFEVCEALGGAPDVLAIPVGNAANISAYWKGFSEYDERSGSGRPRMHGFEAEGAAAIVRGEPIERPETVATAIRIGKPASWAKAEAAANDSGGTIDFVTDEEILAAYREVARAEGVFAEPASCASLAGVKKQLATGQVEKGSRVVAVLTGNGLKDPDVAVKSAAIEPVTIEAEAEVLRAYLERGVLR; this comes from the coding sequence ATGGCTTGGAAAGGGATTATTGACCGTTACAGCGAGTATTTGCCGATCACCAGCGAAACACCGAAATTGACGTTGCATGAAGGCAATACGCCGTTGATCCATTTGGAAAAATTGTCGCAGCAGTGGGATGTCGATCTCCATGTAAAATATGAAGGCGCGAACCCGACCGGGTCGTTCAAAGACCGCGGGATGGTGCTTGCCGTCGCGAAAGCGGCGGAAGAAGGAAGCGAAGCGGTGATTTGCGCGTCGACGGGAAATACGTCGGCGGCTGCAGCCGCGTATGCGGCACGTCTCGGCATGCGCTGCGTCATCGTCATTCCCGACGGAAAGATCGCGTACGGAAAGCTGGCGCAAGCCTCGATGTACGGAGCCGAAATTTACGCAGTGCGAGGGAATTTCGATGAAGCGCTGGCGATGGTCCGTTCGATCAGCGAGGCGGGCGGATTCACGTTAGTGAATTCGCTCAATCCGTACCGGATCGAAGGACAGAAGACGGCGGCGTTCGAAGTGTGTGAAGCGCTTGGCGGGGCGCCGGATGTGCTGGCGATTCCCGTAGGGAATGCGGCGAACATCAGCGCGTATTGGAAAGGCTTCAGCGAATACGACGAGCGCAGCGGCAGCGGACGGCCGCGCATGCACGGCTTTGAGGCGGAAGGCGCGGCCGCGATCGTGAGAGGCGAGCCGATCGAGCGGCCGGAGACGGTGGCGACAGCCATCCGGATCGGGAAGCCGGCGAGCTGGGCGAAGGCGGAGGCGGCGGCGAATGATTCGGGCGGCACGATAGATTTCGTGACGGACGAGGAAATTTTGGCGGCGTACCGCGAGGTGGCGCGCGCCGAAGGCGTGTTTGCGGAGCCGGCGTCGTGCGCGTCGCTGGCAGGGGTGAAGAAGCAGCTGGCGACGGGGCAAGTGGAGAAGGGGAGCCGGGTCGTGGCCGTGTTAACGGGCAACGGGCTGAAGGATCCGGATGTTGCGGTGAAGAGTGCGGCGATTGAGCCGGTGACGATCGAAGCGGAGGCCGAGGTGTTGCGCGCTTATTTGGAGAGGGGCGTGTTGAGATGA
- a CDS encoding homoserine dehydrogenase produces the protein MKETISIGLLGFGTVGSGVAKMLADNQREIEHKVGCPLKVEKVLVQEVRKSRLFAIEEEKLTTDADEVIGHPDIDIVVEVIGGVEKARHYILRALENGKHVVTANKDLMALHGVELAAKARENRCDLFFEASVAGGIPIIRSLVEGLSSDNITKMIGIVNGTTNYVLTKMYKCRLPYDEVLKEAQEKGFAEADPSADVNGLDAARKMAILSTLGFSMNVDLEDVEVEGISAISNEDMEYSKKLGYVIKLLGIAKRENGRVEVSVQPTLLPVKHPLSSVNDEYNAVYVYGEAVGETMFYGPGAGQLPTATAVVADVIAVSKNMRLGVCGNSFTPSYHEKNIKNDDEIELKTYFRLYVKDEPGVFSKITSLFAGAGISMEKIFQNPLRGREAAEIAIVTHKTTKTAQDAICQALHESDVVYEVKSKLRVEGD, from the coding sequence GTGAAAGAGACGATATCGATTGGTCTTCTCGGTTTCGGTACGGTCGGTAGCGGAGTGGCGAAAATGTTGGCGGACAATCAAAGGGAAATCGAGCATAAAGTCGGCTGCCCGTTGAAAGTAGAAAAAGTGCTCGTGCAAGAGGTGAGAAAGTCGCGTTTGTTCGCGATTGAAGAAGAAAAATTGACGACGGACGCCGATGAAGTGATCGGTCATCCCGACATCGACATTGTCGTGGAAGTGATCGGGGGCGTTGAGAAAGCCCGTCATTACATTTTGCGGGCGTTGGAGAACGGGAAGCACGTCGTAACGGCTAACAAAGATTTAATGGCCTTGCACGGTGTCGAATTGGCCGCTAAGGCACGGGAAAATCGTTGCGATTTGTTTTTCGAGGCGAGCGTCGCGGGCGGAATTCCGATCATTCGTTCCCTTGTGGAAGGGTTGTCGTCCGACAACATCACGAAGATGATTGGGATTGTCAACGGTACGACGAATTATGTGTTGACGAAAATGTACAAATGCCGGCTGCCGTATGACGAAGTGTTGAAGGAAGCGCAGGAAAAAGGGTTTGCTGAAGCCGATCCGTCTGCGGACGTGAACGGACTGGACGCGGCGCGGAAAATGGCGATTTTGTCGACGCTCGGCTTTTCGATGAACGTCGATCTCGAAGACGTCGAAGTCGAAGGCATTTCCGCCATTTCGAATGAGGATATGGAGTACAGCAAAAAACTCGGCTATGTTATCAAACTGCTCGGCATCGCGAAACGAGAAAACGGCCGCGTCGAAGTAAGCGTTCAACCGACGTTGCTCCCCGTGAAACATCCGTTGTCGTCTGTAAACGATGAATATAACGCGGTATACGTGTATGGCGAAGCGGTTGGGGAAACGATGTTTTACGGGCCGGGTGCGGGACAGCTTCCGACGGCGACGGCGGTGGTTGCCGATGTGATTGCCGTCTCGAAGAACATGAGGCTTGGCGTGTGCGGGAATTCGTTCACTCCGTCTTATCATGAGAAAAACATCAAAAACGACGATGAAATCGAGCTGAAAACGTATTTTCGGCTTTATGTAAAAGATGAACCTGGCGTGTTCTCGAAGATCACTTCGCTTTTCGCGGGTGCGGGAATCAGCATGGAGAAAATCTTTCAAAATCCGTTGAGGGGCCGGGAGGCGGCGGAAATAGCAATCGTCACCCATAAAACAACGAAGACGGCACAAGATGCGATTTGCCAAGCACTTCATGAATCGGACGTCGTGTATGAAGTGAAAAGCAAATTGCGGGTAGAGGGGGATTGA